In the Theobroma cacao cultivar B97-61/B2 chromosome 1, Criollo_cocoa_genome_V2, whole genome shotgun sequence genome, one interval contains:
- the LOC18611855 gene encoding callose synthase 5 isoform X1 — MQLEEVKAAVAALWNTRGLNWPAAFEPHRQKHGDLDLLDWLRAMFGFQRDNVRNMREHLILLLANNHIRLRPKPEPLNKLDERAVDAVMSKLFKNYKTWCKFLGRKHSLRLPQGSQEIQQRKILYMGLYLLIWGEAANVRFMPECLCYIFHNMAYELHGLLAGNVSIVTGENIKPSYGGDDEAFLRKVISPLYCVIEKEAAKNQNGTASHSLWCNYDDLNEYFWSSDCFSLGWPMRDDGDFFKSTADMGKKNSQRKSRSTGKSNFVEIRSFWHLFRSFDRLWTFYILALQVLVILAWNGASLKDIFRKDILYYVSSVFITAAILRFLQSVLDLFLNFPGYHRWKFTDVLRNFLKIIVSLAWAIILPLFYMRALSFAPDKLKDVLSFLRQVKGISPLYLLAVALYLLPNLLAAALFIFPMLRRWIENSDWHIIRLLLWWSQPRIYVGRGMHESQFALIKYTLFWILLLCAKFAFSYFVQIKPLVKPTKDIMSIRHVKYAWHEFFPNAEHNYGAVLTLWAPVILIYFMDTQIWYAIFSTICGGVSGAFDRLGEIRTLGMLRSRFQSLPGAFNTCLVPSDKSQKRGFSLSKRFAEVTASRRSEAAKFAQLWNEVICSFREEDLISDREMDLLLVPYTSDPSLKIIQWPPFLLASKIPIALDMAVQFRSRDSDLWKRICADEYMKCAVIECYESFKIVVNTLVVGENEKRTIGIIIKEIESNISKNTLLANFRMASLPVLCKKFVELVGILKDGDPSKQDAVVLLLQDMLEVVTRDMMVNEIRELVELGHSNKESGRQLFAGTDEKPAIVFPPVLTAHWEEQIRRLHMLLTVKESATDIPTNLEARRRIAFFANSLFMDMPRAPQVRNMLSFSVLTPYYSEETVYSTTELELENEDGVSIIFYLQRIYPDEWNNFLERLNCKETEIWENDENILQLRHWVSLRGQTLCRTVRGMMYYRRALKVQAFLDMATEEEILEGYKAILTPSDEDKKSQRSLYAQLEAVADLKFTYVATCQNYGNQKRSGDRRATDILNLMVNNPSLRVAYIDEVEERQGGRALKVYYSVLVKGVDNLDQEIYRIKLPGNAKLGEGKPENQNHAIVFTRGEALQTIDMNQDNYLEEAFKMRNLLEEFNEDHGVRSPTILGVREHIFTGSVSSLAWFMSNQETSFVTIGQRVLARPLKVRFHYGHPDVFDRIFHITRGGISKGSRGINLSEDIFAGFNSTLRRGNITHHEYIQVGKGRDVGLNQISLFEAKVACGNGEQTLSRDIYRLGHRFDFFRMLSCYFTTVGFYVSSMLVVFTVYLFLYGRLYLSLSGLEQSIVKFASAKGDDPLKAAMASQSIVQLGLLTALPMVMEIGLERGFRTALGDIIIMQLQLASVFFTFSLGTRVHYFGRTILHGGAKYRATGRGFVVRHEKFAENYRLYSRSHFVKGLEIMVLLICYRIYGSVARDSTAYALLSFSMWFLVVSWLFAPFLLNPSGFEWQKIVEDWEDWAKWISSRGGIGVPSSKSWESWWDEEQQHLQHTGFMGRLVEIVLALRFFLCQYGIVYHLNMTKNSRQGIRQSIMVYGLSWLVIVAVMVVLKIVSMGRKKFSADFQLMFRLLKLLLFVGSLVIIAMLFYFLDLTVGDIFQSLLAFMPTGWALLQISQACRPVVKGIGMWGSVKALARGYEYMMGVFIFAPVAILAWFPFVSEFQTRLLFNQAFSRGLQIQRILAGGKKQA; from the exons ATGCAGCTTGAGGAG GTTAAGGCTGCCGTGGCTGCATTATGGAACACTCGTGGCTTGAACTGGCCTGCAGCATTTGAGCCACATAGGCAAAAACATGGAGACTTGGACCTTCTGGATTGGTTAAGAGCCATGTTTGGATTCCAG AGAGACAATGTCAGGAACATGAGGGAGCACTTGATTTTGCTGCTTGCCAATAATCATATAAGACTCCGCCCTAAGCCTGAACCTCTTAATAAG CTTGATGAACGAGCAGTTGATGCTGTTATGAGCAAGCTATTTAAGAATTacaaaacatggtgtaaattCTTAGGACGCAAACATAGTTTACG ACTGCCGCAAGGCTCTCAAGAAATACAACAGAGAAAAATACTATATATGGGATTATATCTCCTCATCTGGGGTGAAGCAGCTAATGTGCGATTCATGCCAGAATGTCTATGCTACATTTTTCATAAT ATGGCATATGAACTCCATGGCCTGTTGGCGGGAAATGTTAGCATAGTGACGGGGGAAAACATCAAGCCCTCGTATGGCGGAGACGATGAGGCATTCTTGCGGAAGGTTATATCACCCCTTTACTGTGTTATTGAAAAG GAAGCAGCAAAGAACCAAAATGGAACTGCTTCTCATTCACTCTGGTGTAATTATGATGATCTGAATGAGTATTTCTG GTCTTCTGATTGCTTCTCTCTTGGATGGCCTATGCGTGATGATGGCGACTTTTTCAAATCAACCGCTGACATG GGAAAGAAGAATTCTCAAAGAAAATCTCGAAGCACAGGCAAATCAAATTTTGTTGAGATTAGATCATTTTGGCACCTCTTTCGAAGTTTTGATCGACTATGGACCTTTTATATACTAGCTTTACAG GTATTGGTCATTCTTGCATGGAATGGAGCTTCATTAAAGGACATCTTCCGAAAGGATATACTGTATTATGTATCCAGTGTCTTCATTACAGCAGCCATTTTGCGTTTCCTTCAGA GTGTTTTGGACCTTTTTCTCAATTTCCCTGGATATCATAGGTGGAAGTTCACTGATGTACTGCGAAACTTTCTCAAGATAATTGTTAGTCTTGCATGGGCCATCATTCTTCCACTATTCTATATGCGTGCACTCTCTTTTGCCCCTGATAAACTTAAAGATGTGCTATCATTTCTTCGTCAAGTAAAGGGCATTTCTCCTCTATATCTCTTGGCTGTAGCACTATACTTGCTTCCAAATTTACTGGCAGCTGCTCTGTTCATTTTCCCAATGCTCCGGCGTTGGATTGAAAACTCAGACTGGCACATTATTAGGTTACTGTTATGGTGGTCACAG CCAAGAATTTATGTTGGGAGGGGAATGCATGAAAGTCAGTTTGCGCTTATAAA GTATACTCTTTTTTGGATATTACTTTTGTGTGCCAAGTTTGCTTTCAGCTATTTTGTCCAG ATAAAACCATTGGTGAAGCCAACAAAAGATATAATGAGCATTCGTCATGTTAAATATGCATGGCATGAATTTTTCCCTAATG CTGAACACAACTATGGAGCTGTTCTTACACTCTGGGCACCAGTAATATTG ATTTATTTTATGGACACTCAAATATGGTATGCTATTTTCTCAACCATATGTGGTGGTGTTAGTGGGGCTTTCGATCGCCTTGGAGAG ATAAGAACTTTGGGAATGCTTAGGTCACGCTTTCAGTCCTTGCCTGGTGCATTTAACACATGTTTGGTGCCTTCTGATAAATCGCAGAAGAGGGGATTCTCTTTATCAAAGCGATTTGCTGAG GTAACAGCAAGCAGAAGAAGTGAAGCTGCGAAATTTGCTCAGTTATGGAATGAAGTGATTTGTAGCTTTCGTGAAGAAGATCTAATTAGTGACAG GGAGATGGATCTGTTACTAGTTCCTTATACATCAGATCCTAGCCTGAAAATAATTCAGTGGCCACCCTTTTTGCTGGCAAGCAAG ATCCCAATTGCATTGGATATGGCAGTTCAGTTCCGCTCGAGGGACTCTGACCTTTGGAAGCGTATATGTGCTGATGAATACATGAAATGTGCTGTGATTGAATGCTATGAGTCTTTCAAAATTGTCGTAAATACTCTGGTTGTTggtgaaaatgagaaaag GACCATTGGGATTATCATCAAAGAAATTGAGAGTAACATTTCGAAGAATACTCTTCTTGCAAATTTCAGAATGGCTTCTTTACCTGTCCTTTGCAAGAAATTCGTGGAGCTTGTTGGGATCTTG AAAGATGGTGATCCATCCAAACAGGATGCTGTGGTTTTGTTGCTTCAGGATATGTTAGAAGTAGTTACACGTGATATGATGGTGAATGAGATACG TGAATTAGTAGAACTTGGACATAGTAACAAGGAATCTGGAAGGCAACTTTTTGCTGGTACTGATGAAAAACCTGCTATAGTGTTCCCTCCTGTGCTTACAGCACATTGGGAAGAACAG ATAAGACGTCTTCATATGCTTCTGACAGTCAAAGAATCTGCCACTGATATACCAACAAACCTTGAGGCACGTAGAAGGATTGCATTCTTCGCAAATTCATTGTTTATGGATATGCCACGTGCTCCTCAAGTTCGTAACATGCTCTCATTCAG TGTCCTGACTCCATACTATAGTGAAGAGACTGTCTATTCTACAACTGAACTTGAACTGGAAAATGAGGATGGTGTATCAATCATATTCTACTTGCAGAGGATCTATCCAG ATGAGTGGAACAACTTTTTGGAGCGACTCAACTGTAAGGAGACTGAGATTTgggaaaatgacgaaaatatTTTGCAGCTTCGCCACTGGGTCTCCTTAAGAGGACAAACTCTGTGCAGGACAG TTAGAGGGATGATGTATTACAGACGAGCTTTGAAGGTTCAGGCTTTTCTTGACATGGCTACTGAAGAAG AGATTTTAGAAGGCTACAAAGCCATCTTAACTCCATCTGATGAAGATAAGAAAAGTCAGAGATCCCTATATGCTCAGTTGGAGGCAGTGGCTGACCTGAAATTTACTTATGTTGCTACCTGTCAAAACTATGGAAATCAGAAACGGAGTGGAGATCGTCGTGCAACTGACATCCTGAATTTGATGGTTAA TAATCCCTCTCTTCGTGTGGCATATATTGACGAAGTTGAAGAAAGGCAAGGTGGAAGAGCTCTGAAAGTTTACTATTCTGTTCTGGTTAAAGGTGTTGATAATCTTGACCAG GAAATCTATCGAATAAAATTGCCTGGAAATGCAAAGCTGGGAGAAGGAAAGCCTGAAAATCAGAATCACGCGATAGTTTTTACTCGTGGAGAAGCTCTTCAGACCATTGATATGAATCAG GACAATTACTTGGAAGAAGCGTTCAAAATGCGTAATCTTTTGGAAGAATTTAATGAGGATCATGGAGTACGATCGCCTACAATTTTAGGAGTTCGTGAGCATATCTTTACTGGAAG TGTATCTTCTTTGGCTTGGTTCATGTCAAATCAAGAAACGAGCTTTGTCACCATCGGTCAAAGAGTTCTTGCAAGACCATTGAA GGTTCGTTTCCATTATGGTCATCCAGATGTGTTTGATAGAATCTTCCACATAACCCGTGGAGGCATCAGCAAGGGTTCTCGTGGCATCAATTTGAGTGAGGACATCTTTGCTG GTTTCAACTCAACCCTAAGACGAGGGAACATTACTCATCATGAGTATATTCAAGTTGGGAAAGGTCGGGATGTTGGGCTCAACcaaatatcactttttgaaGCAAAAGTGGCTTGTGGTAATGGGGAACAGACACTTAGCAGGGACATCTACAGATTAGGCCATCGCTTTGACTTTTTCCGCATGTTGTCATGCTATTTTACAACAGTGGGATTTTATGTCAGCTCAATG TTGGTTGTCTTTACAGTCTATCTTTTCTTGTATGGAAGACTTTATTTGTCATTAAGTGGTTTGGAGCAGTCAATAGTTAAGTTTGCTTCAGCTAAGGGAGATGATCCCCTAAAGGCAGCCATGGCTTCACAGTCTATTGTTCAATTAGGCCTTTTGACAGCCTTGCCCATGGTCATGGAGATTGGATTAGAGAGAGGATTTAGAACTGCATTAGGTGACATAATAATTATGCAGCTTCAGTTGGCATCTGTGTTCTTCACTTTCTCCCTTGGAACAAGGGTCCATTATTTTGGGCGCACTATCCTGCATGGTGGGGCAAAATACAGAGCAACAGGGCGTGGTTTTGTGGTTCGGCATGAGAAATTTGCAGAGAACTATCGACTGTACTCAAGGAGCCACTTTGTGAAGGGGCTGGAGATTATGGTATTGCTTATATGTTACAGGATATATGGTTCTGTGGCAAGAGATTCTACAGCTTATGCACTCCTCTCATTTTCAATGTGGTTTTTAGTCGTCTCCTGGCTGTTTGCTCCTTTCCTTTTGAACCCATCGGGATTTGAATGGCAAAAGATAGTAGAAGATTGGGAAGATTGGGCAAAGTGGATTAGCAGCAGAGGTGGTATTGGAGTTCCCTCAAGTAAGAGCTGGGAATCTTGGTGGGATGAAGAACAGCAGCACCTGCAGCACACTGGGTTTATGGGACGTTTGGTGGAGATTGTTCTTGCTCTGCGCTTCTTCCTTTGCCAGTATGGAATTGTGTATCATCTAAACATGACCAAGAATAGCAGACAAGGAATACGGCAGAGCATCATG GTTTACGGTCTGTCCTGGCTGGTCATTGTTGCGGTGATGGTTGTTTTAAAG ATTGTGTCCATGGGTAGAAAGAAGTTCAGTGCAGATTTCCAGCTGATGTTCCGACTTCTTAAGCTACTCCTGTTTGTCGGGTCTCTAGTAATTATTGCTATGCTGTTTTATTTCCTTGATCTCACAGTTGGAGATATCTTTCAGAGCCTACTAGCCTTTATGCCGACAGGGTGGGCTCTACTGCAG ATATCACAAGCATGCCGGCCAGTGGTGAAGGGCATCGGAATGTGGGGTTCTGTCAAGGCTCTAGCAAGAGGGTATGAATACATGATGGGGGTATTCATCTTTGCCCCAGTTGCCATCTTGGCCTGGTTCCCCTTCGTCTCAGAATTCCAGACTAGGCTGCTGTTCAACCAAGCTTTCAGCCGAGGGCTTCAAATCCAACGTATTCTGGCCGGTGGCAAGAAGCAAGCGTGA
- the LOC18611855 gene encoding callose synthase 5 isoform X2 — MTNSETGPQGLTKRPSRSAATTTFSTEVFDNEVVPSSLSSIAPILRIAKEIEPERPRVSYLCRFYAFEKAHRLDPSSSGRGVRQFKTGLLQRLERDNASSLASRVKKTDAREIESYYQQYYEHYVRALDQGDQADRAQLGKAYQTAGVLFEVLCAVNKTEKVEEVAPEIIAAAKDVQEKKEIYTPYNILPLDAAGASQSIMQLEEVKAAVAALWNTRGLNWPAAFEPHRQKHGDLDLLDWLRAMFGFQRDNVRNMREHLILLLANNHIRLRPKPEPLNKLDERAVDAVMSKLFKNYKTWCKFLGRKHSLRLPQGSQEIQQRKILYMGLYLLIWGEAANVRFMPECLCYIFHNMAYELHGLLAGNVSIVTGENIKPSYGGDDEAFLRKVISPLYCVIEKEAAKNQNGTASHSLWCNYDDLNEYFWSSDCFSLGWPMRDDGDFFKSTADMGKKNSQRKSRSTGKSNFVEIRSFWHLFRSFDRLWTFYILALQVLVILAWNGASLKDIFRKDILYYVSSVFITAAILRFLQSVLDLFLNFPGYHRWKFTDVLRNFLKIIVSLAWAIILPLFYMRALSFAPDKLKDVLSFLRQVKGISPLYLLAVALYLLPNLLAAALFIFPMLRRWIENSDWHIIRLLLWWSQPRIYVGRGMHESQFALIKYTLFWILLLCAKFAFSYFVQIKPLVKPTKDIMSIRHVKYAWHEFFPNAEHNYGAVLTLWAPVILIYFMDTQIWYAIFSTICGGVSGAFDRLGEIRTLGMLRSRFQSLPGAFNTCLVPSDKSQKRGFSLSKRFAEVTASRRSEAAKFAQLWNEVICSFREEDLISDREMDLLLVPYTSDPSLKIIQWPPFLLASKIPIALDMAVQFRSRDSDLWKRICADEYMKCAVIECYESFKIVVNTLVVGENEKRTIGIIIKEIESNISKNTLLANFRMASLPVLCKKFVELVGILKDGDPSKQDAVVLLLQDMLEVVTRDMMVNEIRELVELGHSNKESGRQLFAGTDEKPAIVFPPVLTAHWEEQIRRLHMLLTVKESATDIPTNLEARRRIAFFANSLFMDMPRAPQVRNMLSFSVLTPYYSEETVYSTTELELENEDGVSIIFYLQRIYPDEWNNFLERLNCKETEIWENDENILQLRHWVSLRGQTLCRTVRGMMYYRRALKVQAFLDMATEEEILEGYKAILTPSDEDKKSQRSLYAQLEAVADLKFTYVATCQNYGNQKRSGDRRATDILNLMVNNPSLRVAYIDEVEERQGGRALKVYYSVLVKGVDNLDQEIYRIKLPGNAKLGEGKPENQNHAIVFTRGEALQTIDMNQDNYLEEAFKMRNLLEEFNEDHGVRSPTILGVREHIFTGSVSSLAWFMSNQETSFVTIGQRVLARPLKVRFHYGHPDVFDRIFHITRGGISKGSRGINLSEDIFAGFNSTLRRGNITHHEYIQVGKGRDVGLNQISLFEAKVACGNGEQTLSRDIYRLGHRFDFFRMLSCYFTTVGFYVSSMLVVFTVYLFLYGRLYLSLSGLEQSIVKFASAKGDDPLKAAMASQSIVQLGLLTALPMVMEIGLERGFRTALGDIIIMQLQLASVFFTFSLGTRVHYFGRTILHGGAKYRATGRGFVVRHEKFAENYRLYSRSHFVKGLEIMVLLICYRIYGSVARDSTAYALLSFSMWFLVVSWLFAPFLLNPSGFEWQKIVEDWEDWAKWISSRGGIGVPSSKSWESWWDEEQQHLQHTGFMGRLVEIVLALRFFLCQYGIVYHLNMTKNSRQGIRQSIMVYGLSWLVIVAVMVVLKIVSMGRKKFSADFQLMFRLLKLLLFVGSLVIIAMLFYFLDLTVGDIFQSLLAFMPTGWALLQISQACRPVVKGIGMWGSVKALARGYEYMMGVFIFAPVAILAWFPFVSEFQTRLLFNQAFSRGLQIQRILAGGKKQA, encoded by the exons ATGACCAATAGCGAAACGGGCCCGCAAGGGCTGACGAAGCGGCCGTCGAGAAGCGCAGCCACCACAACGTTCTCAACGGAGGTGTTCGACAACGAGGTCGTACCTTCCTCACTTAGTTCCATCGCTCCCATTCTCCGCATTGCCAAAGAGATCGAACCTGAACGTCCCCGTGTCTCCTATCTCT GTCGTTTCTATGCTTTTGAGAAAGCACATAGGTTGGATCCGAGCTCCAGCGGACGTGGAGTGAGGCAGTTCAAGACTGGTTTGCTGCAAAGATTAGAGAGG GACAATGCATCCAGTCTTGCCTCTAGGGTTAAAAAGACTGATGCACGGGAAATTGAGAGCTATTATCAGCAATACTATGAACACTATGTTAGAGCACTGGACCAGGGTGACCAGGCAGACAG AGCTCAACTTGGCAAAGCTTACCAAACAGCTGGAGTGCTTTTTGAAGTGCTCTGTGCCGTTAATAAAACTGAGAAAGTTGAAGAAGTTGCTCCAGAG ATTATTGCAGCAGCTAAAGATGtccaagaaaagaaggaaatctATACTCCCTAcaacattcttcctttggATGCTGCTGGGGCTTCACAGTCTATCATGCAGCTTGAGGAG GTTAAGGCTGCCGTGGCTGCATTATGGAACACTCGTGGCTTGAACTGGCCTGCAGCATTTGAGCCACATAGGCAAAAACATGGAGACTTGGACCTTCTGGATTGGTTAAGAGCCATGTTTGGATTCCAG AGAGACAATGTCAGGAACATGAGGGAGCACTTGATTTTGCTGCTTGCCAATAATCATATAAGACTCCGCCCTAAGCCTGAACCTCTTAATAAG CTTGATGAACGAGCAGTTGATGCTGTTATGAGCAAGCTATTTAAGAATTacaaaacatggtgtaaattCTTAGGACGCAAACATAGTTTACG ACTGCCGCAAGGCTCTCAAGAAATACAACAGAGAAAAATACTATATATGGGATTATATCTCCTCATCTGGGGTGAAGCAGCTAATGTGCGATTCATGCCAGAATGTCTATGCTACATTTTTCATAAT ATGGCATATGAACTCCATGGCCTGTTGGCGGGAAATGTTAGCATAGTGACGGGGGAAAACATCAAGCCCTCGTATGGCGGAGACGATGAGGCATTCTTGCGGAAGGTTATATCACCCCTTTACTGTGTTATTGAAAAG GAAGCAGCAAAGAACCAAAATGGAACTGCTTCTCATTCACTCTGGTGTAATTATGATGATCTGAATGAGTATTTCTG GTCTTCTGATTGCTTCTCTCTTGGATGGCCTATGCGTGATGATGGCGACTTTTTCAAATCAACCGCTGACATG GGAAAGAAGAATTCTCAAAGAAAATCTCGAAGCACAGGCAAATCAAATTTTGTTGAGATTAGATCATTTTGGCACCTCTTTCGAAGTTTTGATCGACTATGGACCTTTTATATACTAGCTTTACAG GTATTGGTCATTCTTGCATGGAATGGAGCTTCATTAAAGGACATCTTCCGAAAGGATATACTGTATTATGTATCCAGTGTCTTCATTACAGCAGCCATTTTGCGTTTCCTTCAGA GTGTTTTGGACCTTTTTCTCAATTTCCCTGGATATCATAGGTGGAAGTTCACTGATGTACTGCGAAACTTTCTCAAGATAATTGTTAGTCTTGCATGGGCCATCATTCTTCCACTATTCTATATGCGTGCACTCTCTTTTGCCCCTGATAAACTTAAAGATGTGCTATCATTTCTTCGTCAAGTAAAGGGCATTTCTCCTCTATATCTCTTGGCTGTAGCACTATACTTGCTTCCAAATTTACTGGCAGCTGCTCTGTTCATTTTCCCAATGCTCCGGCGTTGGATTGAAAACTCAGACTGGCACATTATTAGGTTACTGTTATGGTGGTCACAG CCAAGAATTTATGTTGGGAGGGGAATGCATGAAAGTCAGTTTGCGCTTATAAA GTATACTCTTTTTTGGATATTACTTTTGTGTGCCAAGTTTGCTTTCAGCTATTTTGTCCAG ATAAAACCATTGGTGAAGCCAACAAAAGATATAATGAGCATTCGTCATGTTAAATATGCATGGCATGAATTTTTCCCTAATG CTGAACACAACTATGGAGCTGTTCTTACACTCTGGGCACCAGTAATATTG ATTTATTTTATGGACACTCAAATATGGTATGCTATTTTCTCAACCATATGTGGTGGTGTTAGTGGGGCTTTCGATCGCCTTGGAGAG ATAAGAACTTTGGGAATGCTTAGGTCACGCTTTCAGTCCTTGCCTGGTGCATTTAACACATGTTTGGTGCCTTCTGATAAATCGCAGAAGAGGGGATTCTCTTTATCAAAGCGATTTGCTGAG GTAACAGCAAGCAGAAGAAGTGAAGCTGCGAAATTTGCTCAGTTATGGAATGAAGTGATTTGTAGCTTTCGTGAAGAAGATCTAATTAGTGACAG GGAGATGGATCTGTTACTAGTTCCTTATACATCAGATCCTAGCCTGAAAATAATTCAGTGGCCACCCTTTTTGCTGGCAAGCAAG ATCCCAATTGCATTGGATATGGCAGTTCAGTTCCGCTCGAGGGACTCTGACCTTTGGAAGCGTATATGTGCTGATGAATACATGAAATGTGCTGTGATTGAATGCTATGAGTCTTTCAAAATTGTCGTAAATACTCTGGTTGTTggtgaaaatgagaaaag GACCATTGGGATTATCATCAAAGAAATTGAGAGTAACATTTCGAAGAATACTCTTCTTGCAAATTTCAGAATGGCTTCTTTACCTGTCCTTTGCAAGAAATTCGTGGAGCTTGTTGGGATCTTG AAAGATGGTGATCCATCCAAACAGGATGCTGTGGTTTTGTTGCTTCAGGATATGTTAGAAGTAGTTACACGTGATATGATGGTGAATGAGATACG TGAATTAGTAGAACTTGGACATAGTAACAAGGAATCTGGAAGGCAACTTTTTGCTGGTACTGATGAAAAACCTGCTATAGTGTTCCCTCCTGTGCTTACAGCACATTGGGAAGAACAG ATAAGACGTCTTCATATGCTTCTGACAGTCAAAGAATCTGCCACTGATATACCAACAAACCTTGAGGCACGTAGAAGGATTGCATTCTTCGCAAATTCATTGTTTATGGATATGCCACGTGCTCCTCAAGTTCGTAACATGCTCTCATTCAG TGTCCTGACTCCATACTATAGTGAAGAGACTGTCTATTCTACAACTGAACTTGAACTGGAAAATGAGGATGGTGTATCAATCATATTCTACTTGCAGAGGATCTATCCAG ATGAGTGGAACAACTTTTTGGAGCGACTCAACTGTAAGGAGACTGAGATTTgggaaaatgacgaaaatatTTTGCAGCTTCGCCACTGGGTCTCCTTAAGAGGACAAACTCTGTGCAGGACAG TTAGAGGGATGATGTATTACAGACGAGCTTTGAAGGTTCAGGCTTTTCTTGACATGGCTACTGAAGAAG AGATTTTAGAAGGCTACAAAGCCATCTTAACTCCATCTGATGAAGATAAGAAAAGTCAGAGATCCCTATATGCTCAGTTGGAGGCAGTGGCTGACCTGAAATTTACTTATGTTGCTACCTGTCAAAACTATGGAAATCAGAAACGGAGTGGAGATCGTCGTGCAACTGACATCCTGAATTTGATGGTTAA TAATCCCTCTCTTCGTGTGGCATATATTGACGAAGTTGAAGAAAGGCAAGGTGGAAGAGCTCTGAAAGTTTACTATTCTGTTCTGGTTAAAGGTGTTGATAATCTTGACCAG GAAATCTATCGAATAAAATTGCCTGGAAATGCAAAGCTGGGAGAAGGAAAGCCTGAAAATCAGAATCACGCGATAGTTTTTACTCGTGGAGAAGCTCTTCAGACCATTGATATGAATCAG GACAATTACTTGGAAGAAGCGTTCAAAATGCGTAATCTTTTGGAAGAATTTAATGAGGATCATGGAGTACGATCGCCTACAATTTTAGGAGTTCGTGAGCATATCTTTACTGGAAG TGTATCTTCTTTGGCTTGGTTCATGTCAAATCAAGAAACGAGCTTTGTCACCATCGGTCAAAGAGTTCTTGCAAGACCATTGAA GGTTCGTTTCCATTATGGTCATCCAGATGTGTTTGATAGAATCTTCCACATAACCCGTGGAGGCATCAGCAAGGGTTCTCGTGGCATCAATTTGAGTGAGGACATCTTTGCTG GTTTCAACTCAACCCTAAGACGAGGGAACATTACTCATCATGAGTATATTCAAGTTGGGAAAGGTCGGGATGTTGGGCTCAACcaaatatcactttttgaaGCAAAAGTGGCTTGTGGTAATGGGGAACAGACACTTAGCAGGGACATCTACAGATTAGGCCATCGCTTTGACTTTTTCCGCATGTTGTCATGCTATTTTACAACAGTGGGATTTTATGTCAGCTCAATG TTGGTTGTCTTTACAGTCTATCTTTTCTTGTATGGAAGACTTTATTTGTCATTAAGTGGTTTGGAGCAGTCAATAGTTAAGTTTGCTTCAGCTAAGGGAGATGATCCCCTAAAGGCAGCCATGGCTTCACAGTCTATTGTTCAATTAGGCCTTTTGACAGCCTTGCCCATGGTCATGGAGATTGGATTAGAGAGAGGATTTAGAACTGCATTAGGTGACATAATAATTATGCAGCTTCAGTTGGCATCTGTGTTCTTCACTTTCTCCCTTGGAACAAGGGTCCATTATTTTGGGCGCACTATCCTGCATGGTGGGGCAAAATACAGAGCAACAGGGCGTGGTTTTGTGGTTCGGCATGAGAAATTTGCAGAGAACTATCGACTGTACTCAAGGAGCCACTTTGTGAAGGGGCTGGAGATTATGGTATTGCTTATATGTTACAGGATATATGGTTCTGTGGCAAGAGATTCTACAGCTTATGCACTCCTCTCATTTTCAATGTGGTTTTTAGTCGTCTCCTGGCTGTTTGCTCCTTTCCTTTTGAACCCATCGGGATTTGAATGGCAAAAGATAGTAGAAGATTGGGAAGATTGGGCAAAGTGGATTAGCAGCAGAGGTGGTATTGGAGTTCCCTCAAGTAAGAGCTGGGAATCTTGGTGGGATGAAGAACAGCAGCACCTGCAGCACACTGGGTTTATGGGACGTTTGGTGGAGATTGTTCTTGCTCTGCGCTTCTTCCTTTGCCAGTATGGAATTGTGTATCATCTAAACATGACCAAGAATAGCAGACAAGGAATACGGCAGAGCATCATG GTTTACGGTCTGTCCTGGCTGGTCATTGTTGCGGTGATGGTTGTTTTAAAG ATTGTGTCCATGGGTAGAAAGAAGTTCAGTGCAGATTTCCAGCTGATGTTCCGACTTCTTAAGCTACTCCTGTTTGTCGGGTCTCTAGTAATTATTGCTATGCTGTTTTATTTCCTTGATCTCACAGTTGGAGATATCTTTCAGAGCCTACTAGCCTTTATGCCGACAGGGTGGGCTCTACTGCAG ATATCACAAGCATGCCGGCCAGTGGTGAAGGGCATCGGAATGTGGGGTTCTGTCAAGGCTCTAGCAAGAGGGTATGAATACATGATGGGGGTATTCATCTTTGCCCCAGTTGCCATCTTGGCCTGGTTCCCCTTCGTCTCAGAATTCCAGACTAGGCTGCTGTTCAACCAAGCTTTCAGCCGAGGGCTTCAAATCCAACGTATTCTGGCCGGTGGCAAGAAGCAAGCGTGA